One Labeo rohita strain BAU-BD-2019 chromosome 12, IGBB_LRoh.1.0, whole genome shotgun sequence genomic region harbors:
- the prkg1b gene encoding cGMP-dependent protein kinase 1 isoform X3, which yields MKILKKRHIVDTRQQEHIRSEKQIMQEAHSDFIVRLYRTFKDSKYLYMLMEACLGGELWTILRDRGSFEDSTTRFYTACVVEAFAYLHSKGIIYRDLKPENLILDHRGYAKLVDFGFAKKIGFGKKTWTFCGTPEYVAPEIILNKGHDISADYWSLGILMYELLTGSPPFSGPDPMKTYNIILRGIDMIEFPKKITKNAGNLIKKLCRDNPSERLGNLKNGVKDIQKHKWFEGFNWEGLRKGTLTPPIIPDVASPTDTSNFDSFPEDNEDPPPDDNSGWDTDF from the exons ATGAAGATTCTGAAGAAGCGTCACATCGTGGACACGCGGCAACAGGAGCACATCCGCTCTGAGAAACAAATCATGCAGGAGGCCCATTCAGACTTTATTGTAAG GTTGTACAGGACTTTCAAAGACAGTAAATATCTGTACATGTTGATGGAGGCCTGTCTAGGAGGAGAGCTTTGGACCATTCTTAGAGATAG agGATCATTTGAAGACTCCACTACACGGTTTTATACAGCCTGTGTGGTTGAAGCCTTCGCTTACCTGCATTCCAAGGGAATAATCTACCGTGATTTAAAGCCAGAAAATCTCATTCTGGATCACAGAGGATATGCCAAGCTT GTGGACTTTGGCTTTGCCAAAAAGATTGGATTTGGGAAGAAAACATGGACTTTCTGCGGAACGCCGGAGTATGTAGCCCCAGAGATCATACTGAATAAAGGCCATGACATCTCAGCAGACTACTGGTCATTGGGAATTCTTATGTATGAACTCTTGACTGGAAG CCCACCATTCTCAGGACCGGATCCAATGAAGAcgtataatataattttaagagGAATCGACATGATAGAATTTCCAAAGAAGATCACCAAAAATGCAGgcaatctaattaaaaaactatgCAG AGACAATCCGTCTGAGAGGCTAGGAAACTTGAAAAATGGAGTCAAAGATATCCAAAAGCACAA aTGGTTTGAAGGCTTTAACTGGGAAGGATTGCGCAAAGGAACTCTCACCCCTCCAATTATTCCTGAT GTTGCAAGCCCGACTGACACCAGTAACTTTGATAGCTTTCCCGAGGACAATGAGGACCCTCCCCCAGATGACAATTCCGGCTGGGACACTGATTTCTAA